The genomic DNA GGACGACTTGGCCGGCGCCGGCATCTCCCTGACGACAGTGGCACCCGACTCGAAGCTGGTCCTTCCCCTCGACCTGCTGCGGGACCACGGAGTCCACGTCGGCCTCGGTACCGACGGCGTACGCGACGCGTGGAGCCCCTTCGGCGACGCGGACATGCTGCACCGTTCCCACCTGCTGGCCTGGGTCCAGGACGTGCGCCTGGACGAAGAGCTGGAAGCCGCCTTCCGGGCGGGCGCCGACGGCGGCGCCCAGCTCCTCGGCCTGCCCCGGGTCGACCTGGAGCCCGGCTCCCCGGCCGACTTCTTCCTCGTACGCGGCGAGTGTCTGCCCCAGGTCGTGGTGGACCTGCCCGCGCGAGACATGGTGGTGCGCGCCGGGCGGATCATCGCCAAGGACGGCGAACTGACCCACTACTGAGCTTGATCGGGTGATGTCGGGCTGTTCGCCGGACAGCAGGTAAGTGGCTTCGGTAGCCCTGGTGAGGTGAGATATCCGCAGGGCGGCGGCTTGACCGACGCCGAGAGAGCTGCGCGAGAGCGGATCCGGCTCCGGGCCGTGACTGGTTTCGAGGTCGGCGAGAAGAACCGGGAGATCGCTGCCTCGCTCCGAGTTTCGGAGCGGTCGGTGGAACGCTGGCGACGCCAGTGGCGCGAGGAGGGCCTGGTCGGGTTGGCGTCGAAGGGATCGCCTGGCAGGCCTCGACTGTCAGACGTGCAGATAGCCAAGCTGGAATGGGAGTTGGAGCGCGGCCCGCTGGCCCACGGGTGGGCCGACCAGCGGTGGACGCTGGCCCGGGTGAAGACGATGATCGGCCGCCTGTTCCACGTCTCCTACACGGTCGAGGGGACGTGGCGGCTGCTAACTGATCGTTTCAGAATGAGGTTCGGAGTCGTCTCAAGCAGATGATGCTGCAGGCGAGTTGGAGCAGTCCGAGGTGGAGGTCGGCGCGTATCTCGTAGCGGGTGCGGAGGCGTTTGAACTGGTGGAGCCAGGCGAAGGTGCGCTCGACGACCCATCGGGTCTTGCCCAGGCCGGAGCCGTGCGGGACACCGCGGCGGGCGATCTTG from Streptomyces sp. NBC_01707 includes the following:
- a CDS encoding helix-turn-helix domain-containing protein, which translates into the protein MTDAERAARERIRLRAVTGFEVGEKNREIAASLRVSERSVERWRRQWREEGLVGLASKGSPGRPRLSDVQIAKLEWELERGPLAHGWADQRWTLARVKTMIGRLFHVSYTVEGTWRLLTDRFRMRFGVVSSR